DNA sequence from the Prosthecodimorpha staleyi genome:
GTCGATGTGGTCTTCAGGCGGATGTCCATCAGCCCGATCGTCTGCTGGAACGCGCCGGTATTCTCCAGCTTGCTGCGCAGCGAGACCGCGACCGATCGCTCGGTGCCGAGGCCGCCATAGGTGGTGGCCTTCATGCCGGTGCCGAGTTGCCGGCTCAGGTCCTCCATCTGCGAGCGCATGGTCATCAGCTGCGCGACGACCGAGGCGGAATAGCCGGGAGGGCTGGTGAGATTGACCATGATTCGGCTCAGCTCCTCATCAGCGCATCGAGCATTTCGCGCGCCACCTGCAACACCCGCGCATTGGCCGCGTAGGCGGACTGCAATTGAATCAGTCGGGCCATCTCCTGGTCGATATTAACCGAGGAGGACTCCGTCATCCGGGTCTCCAGGTTGTTCTGGATCAGGTCCTGACTGTCCTTGGCGGCCTGGGTGTCCGAGACCGTCATGCCCCAATGCGACACGACCGCGTTGGCGAAGCCGTCGATGGTCGCCGTGAAGGCCGTCTGCCCGGACACGACGCCGGTGTCGGGACCGAAGGCGAAGCTGGTATCGGCGAGCCGGCTGATGAGTTCGTTCGGCCGCGCCGGATCGCCGGCCAGCGTCGCCGGGCTCGTCTGCCACTCAACCAGGTGCGAGGGATCCTGCAGGATGGCGTCGTTGACGGCGATGCGGGCCGAGAAGCCGCGCCGCTGCAGGCCGCCGTCGACGCTGTCGGTGAACAGCGTGCCGCCGGTGCCGTCGGTGAACAGCGGAAAGCCGAGATCGCCGTCGATCGCCGCCGTCGTCGTCACGCGCGCCGTCAGCGACTTGATGTCGATCGTGCCGGCCGCGCCGTCGTCCAGGATCCGGAGCGTCGAGCCGGACGGATTGGAGACCGTGTAGGCGCCACCGAGCGCGGCCTGGATCTGGCTGGCCACGGAGGCCATGCCGCCGGAGAAGTCGAGGCCATAGACGGTGTCGCCGGCCTTCGCGGTGGCATCGTCGGAGAGCGGCAGGCTCGCGGCGCTGTCGACGCGCAGGAATGTGACGGTCTTGGTCTTACCGGTCGCGGTGTCGAGGGTTTCGAGCGTGATCGGATTGCCCGATTGCAGCGCCGAGAGATCGAGGTCGAAGCCGGCCTGCGCGCCGGACGTCACCGCCGTCCCGGCCACGTCCTTGCCTTGCATGGCGTCGGCCAGCGAGGCGGCGAGCGCGTCCATCTGGTTCTGGGCGGTGACCAGCATCCGGTCGCGCACATCCACATAGGCGGCGAGTTTGCCGGAGCGGATCAGTCCGCCGGCGATCAGGTCGACACTCGGCGCGCCGTTGGTCTCGACCGTGATGGTGCCGACCCCGCGCAAATCGGCATCGGCGTTCCACAGCGTATCGGGCGACAGCGTACCCTGCTTGTCGAAGCCCAGGGTGATGGCCGAACTGTCGACCAGGGTCAGTCCGGAACGGGTGAAGACGGTCATCTGACCGGCGCCGTTCTCGCGCGTCTGCACGTCGACCCAGGTGGCGAGTTCCTTGACCGAGAGGTCGCGGGCATCCTCCAGCGAGGCGCAATCCTGCCTGGCCGCCTTCTGGGCGACGATCTTCTCGTTCAGCGTCTCGATATTCTGCAGAAGCGTGTTGACGCGGCCGACGCCCTCGGCGATCGCCTGCTCGGCCTCGGTGCGCATGTCCTGGATGTCGGCCGAATACTGGT
Encoded proteins:
- the flgK gene encoding flagellar hook-associated protein FlgK produces the protein MAISSALSIAVSGLASTQRETDTVALNIAHAQQPGYVRREMTVADYVGTNGTIGLRGTVQRQIDTELQRQLNLATPQTTFADVQNRFAGRLDQLMGTPGTSNSLSSVFAAMNEKLQALSASPDSLTARIDAVNAAKRVALNLNQYSADIQDMRTEAEQAIAEGVGRVNTLLQNIETLNEKIVAQKAARQDCASLEDARDLSVKELATWVDVQTRENGAGQMTVFTRSGLTLVDSSAITLGFDKQGTLSPDTLWNADADLRGVGTITVETNGAPSVDLIAGGLIRSGKLAAYVDVRDRMLVTAQNQMDALAASLADAMQGKDVAGTAVTSGAQAGFDLDLSALQSGNPITLETLDTATGKTKTVTFLRVDSAASLPLSDDATAKAGDTVYGLDFSGGMASVASQIQAALGGAYTVSNPSGSTLRILDDGAAGTIDIKSLTARVTTTAAIDGDLGFPLFTDGTGGTLFTDSVDGGLQRRGFSARIAVNDAILQDPSHLVEWQTSPATLAGDPARPNELISRLADTSFAFGPDTGVVSGQTAFTATIDGFANAVVSHWGMTVSDTQAAKDSQDLIQNNLETRMTESSSVNIDQEMARLIQLQSAYAANARVLQVAREMLDALMRS